aaaaaccccaaaaacATGGCCAATGATAAAAAATCTGGAACAAAAGATTCAAGGTGAGGCAAGTGAAGTAGGCAGGTGTGCTTCAAGTATTGCTATGTTAGAGAAGCATTTTCCCATCTTATAACAGCATAGTTCTGTAGTAAAATTTCACTCCCCAATCTCATCAAATTCTTTCTGCCACTAAATTTCCACCCATCAATGAAACATTAAAGTAAAGTAGTTGCATTAGATCAACCAGTTTTCCCCATGCAAGAAGTCTTAAAATCTGATAAAgcttcaaaagaaaatttagttCTAAGACCAATAATGACACCCCTTCAATCAAACTAACTTTACGAAATTCAAAATTGTTGTCTTTCTCTCCCTCActaagcttgagtttgatttagctcgaatttaatttgactttGAAAAAATTAAGCTCTCTTTAaaccaattcaaattcaaatcagtTTGAGAAGAGTCGAGTTTGAACTCGGTTATAGTATCAaaatgaattcgaattgaactcaCCTTAACATTATAACTAAGCCAAAATCAGCCAAAACTGTAAACGATGTAATGGATTTCGAAAGGATTAAGATTGTTAAGTCTTAATTTAAAGGTTGAGAGTAACACAGACTTGTATAGAAAGTATTAGATTGATGGTTGTTCCTTTTAagtaaagaaaataagaagaatcTTCAGGGGACTGGGATTCAGACTTCGGTGCCTTCCAATTTTAGATGGAGACAACACtgtcaaattcaattcattttcttcttctatgtTAACATGCATATATAAAAACTCCTTGAATTCAAATACAGTGGCAGTGACAGTGACTTGAACTTGAACATTTTTATCTTCCATTTCAACCTAGCATTTCAGTCCACATCAAATAAAAGATGTTACAATGGAAACTGTACTGCACCAAGCCTAATCATCAATTAAGGATTTCAATTTATGTTGATTGAGCCCTCACTACGAAAAATCTCCTTAAACATGAATGAAGATATGAAGCTGTACATGTAATCTGACGATAGTGAAACATGCGAAAATGGGCATATAGGATGATGAAGAAACAAGTATTCTGGACGTGTGTCTTATTGGAAAGAATCTGGCATAATTTATTGAGATGGTAAAATGGTCATAGAATATGAATTTCCAATGGGGATTTTAGTACGAAGAATAGTAATCATAATGCTGAGGCTCTACCATAGGAATTAACAAGAGAAAAGCAAGTTGAGGAGGAAGAATATGAGCTTTCAAGTTCAGGGCAAGGCTCAGGGGAGACCAACTTCGAAAATCCATGAACATATGAACAAGACCAAAAAGTGGAAGAGGCAGAATTGATTGATAAGGAGACATTTGATAAACATATATTGGTCAAGGGAGATTCCTGTATTCCTGTGAAATTTCCTGCTATAGTAATGTTTTCGCCGATGATATCTTGCAAGGTGATTTGATCTAGAATTGGGAGAGCATTTGGATCAAAGTTGTCATCAGGATGGGTCCCTGAAAGACTGCTGGCACCAAATGCCATGTGGATGTTCTGTAAATAAACATCTGATATGAAAATCTCACTAATATAACCACCTCTGCCCTTGGTTGTTCTGAACTCAACACCATTCAATGAGTTGTAAAGGTGGACCTTCTGCACCAATACATTAGAAATGCCACCAGACATTTCACTTCCAAAGGCAATAGTAGAACCTGAAGATGATTGAAGATGAAcctttcttatatgtatatctGTGGTGGGTCTACCATAAGCAATGCCATACTCATCCCAGCCACTCTTAAGAGCAATAGCATCATGCCCCATTGCAATGTTGCAGTCCTCAACGCATACATTATTGGAAGAATCTGAaagcaacaataaaattatgcaaacaTTAGACAACAAAATCTTCCAACATCATTATCCCAAAACAGAAATGGGATAGGCAGAATGCATCTACAAGAGTGAAATGACATCTTTATACCAAGGTACTACATGACTTAAAAAATATGCAGtaagaagaagcagaagatgATAATGTAATACGAAAATGGGAATCAATCAATTTTCGCTTACCTGGGACTATACCAACAGTATAAGGGGATTCTGGTGAGGCATAAACTGATAAATTTTGGATGTGCACATTACTGCATCACATAGAATTCTGAATTTATTCAATTCTTGttgataataagaaaaataaaattaaaattcaatggAGCACAGAAGTATTGCTTCTCTAAGTAACCTGCAATAGACAGGGTGTATGTTATAAGCAGGGGCATTTAGGAAAGTAAGGTTTGAAACTACAATATTTTCTGATGTTACAAATTCCACAAGGTGAGGGCGACTGTATTTCAAGTTGTGGGAATTGAACCATTCCCACCAAATTGAGCCTTGACCATCAATGGTTCCATTATCACCTATAGATTGTTCATGTGAGAATTTTAGCAACAATTTCAACAGGGAAAAAAGTAATCAAATCGAGCAAAATTAGTGGTAAACTCACCTGTTATTACCACATCATGCAACATATAACCATTTATCAAACTTCTGTATCTTCGACCAGGAAGTTCGATTCCTCGACCATACGAGGGTAATGGTTCCACAACATCCCAGTGAGATGGATCCTATGCcaacaagaaaaaatgaaaacccaATTACAAGCCAACCAAATAAGTTCAACTGATTTTCATGACGATGCAAATTACAGATACCTGAGATGCTAAGATGATAGCACCCTTTTCCAAGAAGAGAGTGAGGTGGCTGGTGAGATTGAAACTTCCAGTGAGCCACCTCCCAGGCGGTACATACAGCTGAGCGCCACCCTTATCAGCAAAGGACTTGAGATAGAAAATGGCATTCTGGAAGGCAAGTGTATTCAATGATTTTCCATCACCAACAGCACCAAACTCTAGAATTGACACACTGTGGGGTCTTGGTTCCAATATCAAGTTATAATCACACTGTCCATCACTTTCTTCAACAGTAACTTTATTGGCATTGCACAATGCCAGCAGCAACAGCAATGCCACCTGCAAGGAAACAGAAACAACACAAGCCAATCCATTCTTATCAGAATTCTAAACAGAGTCTACCTTAATTAATCAAAACCAAATTGAAGttgtaattagaaaaaaaaagaaaaaagataagggAATCATTACTTTTTCCAGAAGAAACAAGGCAACATAATGTGCAATTTAAACAATGAGTTGGTAACTCCAAAAGCAAAGCAAAATAATGCCGGAAACAAACAACCACTTGAAAAGTGAAAAGTTTTAGATTCCAGTGAAAGCAAAACTCTGTTCAGAAGgacaaaagcaaaagaaataaAGCATAGAGAAAATCACAAAGCTAGTTCTACTCCATACAGCATCCTCATCATGCACCACTGTCAACTGAAACTAATCATGAtaacaaaacaaagaatttaGAATATGAAGAtagaatttcaacaaaatctGATAATCTCACCAAATAAATCAGACACAGAGCTAAAAAAACACAAACTGAAATGGATAAAATCCAAGCAATCAAGTAGTATGTATCTGGATTTGTCAACAAATAACacagaaaaattaaatgaaaagcCAACAACCCAGAAATTTAAACAACGTACTTACTAGCATCTTCATGAGTCACGGCTTCAGCAACAATTATTAAAGAGACAAGAAGAGTCACTGAATCCCAAAACAACAACCAAGAGAGACTGCAACAGagaacagaagaagaagaaagaagaaaaagaactgGTATGTGTAAGTATGTGTATTATGagcattaattatatataaatgactcacatttttttgtttggatctaaataataattatatggcAAGCAAGTAATAATATAACAGGCACTATTGGAAGTGACAGCTtcccatgcaaataaaaaatggtAGGTGCAAAGAGAATAATAATGTAaagtaaaatgttaatttaataaaaatattaattgccACTGATTATTGATAATTAACCTCTATTACAACATGATTATCAACGTCTCTCTCCGACAAATTTGTTTGAAACGGCCCTCCATTAAGAGACAAGTTTCTGTTTGGTGTATGTTTTTTTACTGTCACAGTCTTAAACTAAGCACTGTTGTTTACATCTGTTAACATTGAGAACAAGATTAGTGAATGGGTGAGGACAGAGCGCATCTGGAGGCACGGATTTTTAG
Above is a genomic segment from Mangifera indica cultivar Alphonso chromosome 3, CATAS_Mindica_2.1, whole genome shotgun sequence containing:
- the LOC123211027 gene encoding probable polygalacturonase, whose amino-acid sequence is MKMLVALLLLLALCNANKVTVEESDGQCDYNLILEPRPHSVSILEFGAVGDGKSLNTLAFQNAIFYLKSFADKGGAQLYVPPGRWLTGSFNLTSHLTLFLEKGAIILASQDPSHWDVVEPLPSYGRGIELPGRRYRSLINGYMLHDVVITGDNGTIDGQGSIWWEWFNSHNLKYSRPHLVEFVTSENIVVSNLTFLNAPAYNIHPVYCSNVHIQNLSVYASPESPYTVGIVPDSSNNVCVEDCNIAMGHDAIALKSGWDEYGIAYGRPTTDIHIRKVHLQSSSGSTIAFGSEMSGGISNVLVQKVHLYNSLNGVEFRTTKGRGGYISEIFISDVYLQNIHMAFGASSLSGTHPDDNFDPNALPILDQITLQDIIGENITIAGNFTGIQESPLTNICLSNVSLSINSASSTFWSCSYVHGFSKLVSPEPCPELESSYSSSSTCFSLVNSYGRASAL